One stretch of Terriglobia bacterium DNA includes these proteins:
- a CDS encoding c-type cytochrome yields MKRIAVGRLLCMMLLMQTCGLAAAAGLGGKKKAPDTAGMPSAFDRAPASAYNLRNPYHGQPDTVPAGRKLFLRHCAQCHGGKAEGGRKAPPLRSSGIREAPDGILFWFLKNGNPRAGMPSWSGLPPEQRWQIVSFLKSLR; encoded by the coding sequence ATGAAGAGAATCGCGGTGGGCCGGTTGTTGTGTATGATGCTGCTCATGCAAACCTGCGGTCTTGCTGCCGCGGCCGGTTTGGGCGGGAAGAAAAAGGCGCCCGACACCGCGGGAATGCCTTCCGCGTTTGACCGAGCGCCCGCCTCCGCGTACAATCTGCGGAATCCTTATCATGGCCAGCCGGATACCGTCCCGGCCGGCAGGAAACTCTTCCTCCGGCACTGTGCTCAATGCCACGGCGGAAAGGCCGAAGGCGGCAGGAAGGCGCCGCCCTTGCGCTCCAGCGGCATCCGAGAAGCGCCGGATGGCATTCTGTTCTGGTTTTTGAAGAACGGCAATCCGCGGGCGGGAATGCCATCATGGTCGGGCCTGCCTCCCGAGCAGCGCTGGCAGATTGTCAGCTTCCTGAAAAGCTTGCGATAA
- a CDS encoding DNA mismatch repair protein MutS, whose translation MPQGPESEYAARLEALHVSESRLDRRHRSLGRLNLAIALAGLGVIVVALGSNSVSILWALVPGGALVTSEVIHARALHALQQCKRAIGFYERGMARLENRWMGTGESGERFLDPSHPYARDLDLFGKGSLFELLCTTRTRTGEAVLARWLLAPAPVEEIRARHAAVSELRERVGLREDLAVLGEDVRSKVHPDLLAAWAEADRVLRPGPARAVAFVLAAVWLISLAVWFGWGWWSLVLASTVVNLIFNSRFSERVRHVVPDLGITPSSEAQKTPSTEDVSNGLAVLGVVLERLEREQFSAPTLARLQAALQVEGLRPSRAIARLGRFVEYMESRRNPVVGAINPFVFWSLHVAFVIESWRATFGPSIRGWLAAVGEMEALCALAGYSYEHPADTFPEFVPAERGLFDAEGLAHPLLPELKAVKNDLTLGDGLRLMIISGPNMAGKSTLIRAVGINAALAQCGAPVRATRLRLSPLAVAASICVLDSLQGGISRFYAEIMRLKLITGLTKGPMPVLFLLDELLNGTNSHDRRIGAEGLVRSLVERGGIGLVTTHDLALAKMVDQLGPKAANFHFEDHLENGQLRFDYKLTPGVVQTSNALNLMRSIGLEV comes from the coding sequence ATGCCACAAGGTCCCGAATCCGAATACGCGGCGCGGCTGGAGGCCCTGCACGTTTCAGAGTCGCGCCTCGACCGCCGGCACAGGTCGCTCGGCCGCCTGAACCTGGCGATTGCTCTAGCCGGTCTCGGCGTCATTGTGGTGGCGCTTGGCTCGAATTCGGTGTCCATCTTGTGGGCGCTGGTTCCTGGCGGGGCGCTGGTGACATCTGAAGTCATCCACGCACGCGCACTGCACGCCCTGCAGCAATGCAAACGCGCCATCGGATTCTACGAGCGAGGCATGGCTCGCCTCGAGAACCGCTGGATGGGAACAGGAGAATCCGGCGAGCGTTTTCTCGATCCATCCCATCCCTATGCGCGCGATCTCGACCTGTTTGGCAAGGGATCGCTTTTTGAGCTGCTCTGCACCACGCGCACCCGGACGGGTGAAGCAGTCCTGGCCCGTTGGCTTCTTGCGCCTGCCCCGGTCGAGGAAATCCGCGCCCGCCATGCTGCAGTTAGCGAACTTCGTGAAAGAGTGGGGCTTCGCGAAGACCTGGCAGTCCTGGGTGAAGACGTCCGCTCCAAAGTGCATCCTGATCTGCTGGCAGCCTGGGCTGAAGCAGACCGGGTCCTGAGGCCTGGCCCGGCCCGCGCGGTGGCCTTCGTGCTGGCCGCGGTATGGTTGATCAGCCTGGCGGTGTGGTTTGGTTGGGGCTGGTGGTCGCTGGTGCTGGCGTCAACCGTTGTCAATCTGATTTTCAATTCCCGGTTCAGCGAGCGCGTCCGGCACGTCGTGCCAGACCTCGGAATCACCCCCAGTTCCGAAGCACAGAAAACGCCATCTACCGAAGATGTCTCGAACGGCCTGGCGGTGCTGGGCGTCGTTCTGGAGCGCCTGGAGCGCGAACAATTTTCAGCGCCAACACTTGCCAGGCTGCAAGCGGCCTTGCAGGTGGAAGGACTGCGCCCATCCCGCGCCATCGCCCGGCTGGGCCGCTTCGTCGAATACATGGAATCGCGAAGAAACCCCGTGGTGGGGGCCATCAATCCCTTCGTGTTCTGGAGCCTTCACGTTGCTTTCGTCATCGAATCGTGGCGCGCAACATTTGGACCGTCCATCCGCGGCTGGCTTGCGGCCGTCGGCGAAATGGAAGCGTTATGCGCGCTGGCCGGTTACTCTTACGAGCACCCGGCCGACACCTTCCCGGAATTCGTTCCAGCCGAACGGGGGCTGTTCGACGCCGAGGGGCTTGCCCATCCCCTGCTTCCCGAATTGAAGGCTGTAAAGAATGACCTGACCCTTGGAGATGGCCTGCGCCTGATGATCATCAGCGGTCCCAACATGGCGGGCAAAAGCACCCTGATCCGCGCCGTGGGAATCAATGCCGCGCTGGCCCAGTGCGGCGCCCCCGTGCGCGCCACACGCCTGCGCCTGTCGCCGCTGGCCGTTGCCGCTTCCATCTGCGTTCTCGATTCGCTGCAGGGTGGCATTTCGCGTTTTTATGCGGAAATCATGCGTCTTAAGCTGATCACGGGGCTGACGAAGGGTCCCATGCCCGTGCTGTTTCTGCTCGACGAGTTGTTGAATGGCACCAATTCTCACGACCGTCGAATCGGGGCCGAGGGCCTGGTCAGAAGCCTTGTCGAGCGTGGCGGGATCGGCCTTGTCACCACGCACGACCTCGCGCTGGCCAAAATGGTTGACCAGTTGGGTCCCAAGGCCGCCAACTTCCATTTTGAAGACCACCTGGAAAACGGGCAGCTCCGTTTTGATTACAAGCTCACCCCCGGCGTGGTCCAGACCAGCAACGCGCTCAATCTGATGCGTTCCATCGGGCTCGAAGTCTGA
- a CDS encoding zinc-ribbon domain-containing protein, producing the protein MFCNNCGASLVPRQNFCSKCGKQVVGAVGPPPPAPPVEPPRAPAPSYRNRIEKHTKILGILWLVVSLIRLVPAFGLWFGSGIAMHFIPFPFHAFVWPIAGFIGVALFAISIAGFLAGWGLLNYRSWARVLALVLGVIALIHVPFGTALGIYTLWVLLPGESEREYRRLAHSA; encoded by the coding sequence ATGTTCTGTAACAACTGCGGCGCAAGCCTGGTTCCGAGACAGAATTTTTGCAGCAAGTGCGGCAAACAGGTTGTGGGAGCGGTGGGTCCTCCTCCTCCCGCGCCGCCCGTCGAACCGCCCAGGGCGCCTGCTCCGTCCTATCGAAACCGGATTGAAAAGCACACCAAGATTCTGGGCATCCTCTGGCTGGTGGTTTCATTGATCCGGCTGGTCCCAGCCTTCGGCCTGTGGTTTGGCAGCGGCATCGCAATGCATTTTATTCCGTTCCCGTTCCACGCTTTTGTCTGGCCGATCGCGGGCTTTATTGGAGTGGCCCTGTTCGCAATTTCCATAGCAGGTTTCCTGGCTGGCTGGGGCCTGCTGAACTACCGTTCGTGGGCGCGCGTGCTTGCCCTGGTGCTGGGGGTCATCGCGCTGATTCATGTCCCGTTCGGCACAGCTCTCGGAATTTATACTCTGTGGGTGCTGCTGCCGGGCGAATCCGAAAGGGAATATCGCCGGTTGGCGCACAGCGCATGA
- a CDS encoding type II toxin-antitoxin system HicA family toxin gives MSKLPRVSGRQCRKALERAGFQFKRQEGSHIILRRDSPYAQVVVPDHKELDRGTLRSILRFAGISPEQFAALLK, from the coding sequence ATGAGTAAGCTGCCCCGCGTTTCCGGGCGACAGTGCAGGAAGGCCTTGGAACGCGCAGGCTTCCAATTCAAGCGGCAGGAGGGCAGCCACATTATTCTGCGGCGCGATTCACCTTACGCGCAGGTTGTTGTCCCTGACCACAAGGAACTTGACCGCGGCACCCTCCGTTCCATTCTTCGGTTTGCCGGCATTTCTCCCGAACAATTCGCAGCCCTGCTGAAGTAA
- a CDS encoding type II toxin-antitoxin system HicB family antitoxin produces the protein MRQVVLYPGEDGYWLAECPSLPGCISQGKTKEDATQNIREAIRGYIAALESDGLPVPEERFEVLVMAV, from the coding sequence ATGCGTCAAGTCGTGTTATATCCCGGCGAAGATGGTTATTGGCTGGCTGAGTGCCCCAGCCTTCCGGGATGCATAAGCCAAGGGAAGACGAAAGAGGACGCAACGCAAAACATCCGGGAGGCGATCCGGGGCTACATTGCCGCACTGGAAAGCGACGGTTTGCCCGTGCCTGAGGAGCGGTTCGAAGTACTCGTGATGGCAGTATGA
- a CDS encoding Glu/Leu/Phe/Val dehydrogenase — protein sequence MSTVDTDKEFSVFDSMAARFDVAAHKLDLDEGLLKYLRTPNREIIVHIPVTMDDGRLEVFDGFRVQHSIARGPCKGGVRYGPNVSLDEIRGLAAEMTWKCAVVNIPFGGAKGGIICDPERLSTGELERITRRYTAEILDYIGPERDVPAPDMNTNEQTMAWIMDTYSMHVRHTVTASVTGKPFGLGGSRGRPAATGRGCMIVTDQALKRFGRLREQTRVIVQGFGNVGSQASRLMHEAGYKIIGVADIHGGVLNTNGLDIPQLLEYSKENKTLAGFPESESIGNQEILEQDCDILLPAATENVITSNNASHLRARILVEGANSPTTPPADDILFDRGVFVVPDILANAGGVTVSYFEWVQDRQGYFWPEGMVNERLKHIQVAAFNDVVLYGEKHNVNNRIAAYMLAIDRVATTLKLRGIYA from the coding sequence ATGTCCACCGTAGATACTGATAAAGAATTCAGCGTTTTCGATTCAATGGCTGCCCGCTTCGACGTAGCCGCCCACAAACTCGACCTGGATGAAGGGCTTTTGAAGTACCTTCGCACGCCCAACCGCGAGATCATTGTTCACATTCCTGTCACCATGGACGACGGCAGGCTGGAAGTGTTCGATGGCTTCCGAGTCCAGCACAGCATTGCTCGAGGTCCCTGCAAGGGCGGCGTGCGATATGGCCCGAACGTCAGCCTCGACGAAATCCGAGGCCTTGCCGCCGAGATGACGTGGAAATGCGCGGTGGTGAATATTCCCTTTGGCGGAGCCAAGGGCGGCATCATTTGCGACCCGGAGCGCCTCAGCACGGGCGAGCTTGAGCGAATCACCCGCCGCTACACGGCTGAGATCCTCGACTATATCGGCCCTGAACGCGACGTCCCAGCTCCGGACATGAACACCAATGAGCAGACAATGGCCTGGATCATGGACACCTACTCCATGCACGTGCGCCACACCGTCACCGCCTCTGTAACCGGCAAGCCTTTCGGTCTGGGAGGATCGCGCGGGCGCCCTGCCGCCACCGGGCGTGGCTGCATGATCGTGACCGACCAGGCGCTCAAACGCTTTGGCCGGCTGCGCGAGCAAACCAGGGTGATCGTCCAGGGATTTGGAAATGTAGGTTCACAGGCCTCGCGGCTGATGCACGAAGCCGGTTACAAAATCATCGGCGTGGCAGACATCCACGGAGGTGTGCTAAACACCAACGGGCTCGACATTCCCCAACTGCTCGAATACTCAAAGGAAAACAAAACGCTCGCGGGCTTCCCCGAATCCGAAAGCATCGGCAACCAGGAAATCCTGGAGCAGGATTGCGACATCCTGCTTCCCGCGGCCACCGAAAATGTCATCACCAGCAACAACGCCAGCCACCTTCGCGCGCGCATTCTCGTGGAGGGCGCCAACAGTCCCACCACGCCCCCAGCCGACGATATTCTGTTTGACCGCGGCGTCTTTGTAGTGCCAGACATTCTGGCCAATGCCGGTGGCGTCACCGTTTCCTACTTTGAATGGGTGCAGGACCGCCAGGGATATTTTTGGCCGGAAGGAATGGTGAATGAAAGGCTGAAGCACATCCAGGTCGCTGCATTCAACGACGTGGTCCTTTACGGCGAAAAACACAACGTCAATAACCGGATCGCGGCTTATATGCTGGCCATCGACCGCGTCGCCACCACGCTGAAGCTGCGCGGGATTTACGCGTGA